In a genomic window of Lycium ferocissimum isolate CSIRO_LF1 chromosome 9, AGI_CSIRO_Lferr_CH_V1, whole genome shotgun sequence:
- the LOC132032003 gene encoding E3 ubiquitin ligase BIG BROTHER-related-like, translated as MSQISFSIKFEEEEEKAAAQEFADDISDESILDEEIEEEEEFEELEVDISENMETRTEFANYEMSEYLETRTYHAPAMDRDLNIEKEQECGICLLEYKDEDTIGTLRCGHEFHTECINKWLQRKKTCPICRAPVLPTYDCLYHSQS; from the exons ATGTCCCAAATCTCATTCTCAATCAAATTTG aagaagaggaggagaagGCGGCGGCACAGGAGTTTGCGGATGACATATCAGATGAGTCGATTCTTGATGAAGAAatagaagaagaggaggagttTGAGGAGTTGGAGGTTGACATATCCGAGAATATGGAGACAAGAACGGAGTTTGCAAATTATGAAATGTCTGAGTATTTGGAAACAAGAACCTACCACGCTCCTGCTATGGATAGAGATCTCAATATTGAGAAGGAACAAGAATGTGGCATCTGCTTACTAGAATATAAAGATGAAGATACCATTGGCACACTTCGATGTGGCCATGAGTTTCATACTGAATGCATCAACAAGTGGCTGCAGAGGAAGAAAACATGTCCGATTTGCAGAGCTCCAGTTTTGCCCACATATGACTGCCTATATCATTCTCAATCTTAA